The following proteins are co-located in the Flammeovirga kamogawensis genome:
- a CDS encoding T9SS type A sorting domain-containing protein: MKALTINTNSFWRILLIGLIFYSIGSFAQTTYKPVSNIIFDELTDWTEPDNWVRVSGDLPDDYPQGTDIIQFGYEEESAYKSISIGFDLTTISSNLNFFNLKGGGTPGTITITSGGNAIINSIEDNNQYTKVVVENGAKLIVSEELSWTMNPSTLDIQGEFIANSGISFPSGQIINVSSTANFTNNGNLEITGSILNISEGGILEVTGNVSVDSNYGGADWNINGYFVIHNGIVLSCNLYLAPDVGSNGGIYIDYGGDGTADLCDANEQNYGYVCSSENFCSKLNDNDDDTYSPADAPDLPVNLISFTGTKTLNGFLLEWTTASEQNSERFDIEVSDDKRNWQVINSLAAAGNSDVKLDYEYLDISQSKYYRLAQYDFDGTVAYYGILTSLNEGEINVSVYPTFVENGELSKVYFEGISEDQKITYQVFDIKGNELKSEFLTTSTSGNFLTSFMMPNTVDGGLYIVKVNVGKYQKSFKVIKK; this comes from the coding sequence ATGAAGGCTCTAACAATCAATACAAATTCTTTTTGGAGGATACTCTTAATAGGATTGATTTTTTACTCTATAGGTTCTTTTGCTCAGACAACATATAAACCTGTTTCAAATATTATATTTGACGAACTAACTGATTGGACTGAACCTGATAATTGGGTTAGAGTTTCTGGTGATCTTCCCGATGACTACCCTCAAGGAACTGATATTATCCAATTTGGATATGAGGAAGAAAGTGCTTATAAAAGTATTTCTATAGGGTTTGATTTGACAACTATATCTTCAAATTTAAACTTTTTTAACTTGAAAGGAGGAGGAACTCCTGGTACTATAACAATTACCTCTGGAGGTAATGCTATTATTAATTCCATTGAAGATAATAATCAATATACTAAGGTTGTCGTAGAGAATGGAGCAAAATTAATAGTTTCTGAAGAACTAAGTTGGACAATGAATCCGAGTACTTTAGATATACAAGGTGAATTTATTGCAAATTCAGGAATTTCATTCCCTAGTGGTCAAATTATAAATGTATCTTCTACTGCTAATTTTACTAATAATGGAAATTTAGAAATTACTGGTAGTATATTAAATATATCTGAAGGAGGTATATTAGAAGTTACAGGTAATGTAAGTGTAGATTCAAATTATGGTGGAGCTGACTGGAATATTAATGGTTATTTTGTGATTCATAATGGTATTGTTCTAAGTTGTAACTTATATTTGGCTCCTGATGTAGGATCAAATGGCGGTATTTATATTGATTATGGCGGTGATGGTACAGCTGATCTGTGTGATGCCAATGAACAAAATTATGGTTATGTATGTAGTAGTGAAAATTTTTGTTCTAAATTGAATGATAATGATGATGATACATATTCACCAGCAGACGCCCCAGACCTCCCAGTAAATTTAATCTCTTTCACAGGAACAAAAACATTAAACGGTTTTCTACTAGAGTGGACAACTGCTTCGGAGCAAAACAGCGAAAGATTTGATATAGAAGTATCTGATGATAAAAGAAATTGGCAAGTTATTAATTCTTTAGCTGCAGCAGGAAATAGTGATGTGAAACTAGATTATGAATATTTAGATATATCACAAAGTAAATATTATAGATTGGCTCAGTACGATTTTGATGGAACAGTTGCGTATTATGGCATCTTAACTTCTTTAAATGAAGGTGAAATAAATGTTTCTGTATACCCGACCTTTGTAGAAAACGGAGAGTTAAGTAAAGTTTATTTTGAAGGGATTTCTGAAGATCAAAAAATTACTTATCAAGTATTTGATATTAAAGGAAATGAATTAAAAAGTGAGTTTCTGACCACATCTACAAGTGGTAACTTCTTGACTTCTTTTATGATGCCAAACACAGTAGATGGAGGGCTATATATAGTAAAAGTGAATGTAGGGAAATATCAAAAATCGTTTAAAGTCATTAAAAAATAA